The Hymenobacter sp. GOD-10R genome includes a window with the following:
- a CDS encoding NAD(P)-dependent alcohol dehydrogenase, with the protein MIPVKGYAAEAVKVPLAPFNFERREVGPHDVLIDIQFCGVCHSDLHQVRDEWGGSIFPMVPGHEIVGRISKVGDHVTKFKVGDLAGVGCMVDSCRTCPSCQEGLEQYCETTGMVGTYNSREIESGAPTYGGYSNQIVVDEKYTLKVSDTLDLARVAPLLCAGITTYSPLREWKVSPGHRVGVMGLGGLGHMAVKLAAAMGAEVTVLSTSPNKEADAKELGAHKFVVTKDEEQLKSVTNYFDFIINTVSAQLDLATYVNLLRRDGTMILLGVPTEAPHIHAFNLISNRRRIAGSLIGGIAETQEMLDFCAEHNIMSDIELINIADINDAYERMLKGDVKYRFVIDIATL; encoded by the coding sequence ATGATTCCAGTAAAAGGCTATGCAGCGGAAGCTGTGAAAGTCCCCCTCGCGCCTTTCAATTTCGAACGCCGCGAAGTAGGTCCTCACGATGTACTCATTGATATTCAGTTCTGTGGCGTGTGCCACTCCGACTTGCACCAAGTGCGCGACGAGTGGGGCGGCTCCATCTTCCCAATGGTGCCCGGCCACGAAATCGTGGGCCGCATCAGCAAAGTAGGCGACCATGTTACCAAGTTCAAAGTAGGTGACCTAGCTGGCGTCGGCTGTATGGTTGACTCGTGCCGCACTTGCCCGAGCTGCCAAGAAGGCCTCGAGCAGTATTGCGAAACAACCGGCATGGTGGGCACCTACAACAGCCGCGAAATCGAGAGCGGCGCGCCCACCTACGGCGGCTACTCCAACCAGATCGTGGTAGATGAAAAGTACACGCTGAAAGTATCCGATACGCTCGACCTCGCTCGCGTGGCGCCGCTGCTGTGCGCCGGCATCACGACCTACTCGCCCCTGCGTGAGTGGAAAGTGAGCCCCGGGCACCGCGTAGGCGTGATGGGCCTAGGTGGCCTTGGTCACATGGCCGTGAAGCTAGCCGCCGCTATGGGCGCTGAAGTAACCGTGCTCAGCACCTCGCCCAACAAAGAAGCCGACGCCAAAGAGCTAGGTGCCCACAAGTTTGTGGTGACGAAGGACGAAGAGCAGCTGAAGAGCGTAACGAACTACTTCGACTTCATCATCAACACCGTATCGGCGCAGCTGGACCTCGCTACTTACGTGAACCTACTCCGTCGCGATGGTACGATGATTCTGCTGGGCGTACCTACGGAGGCGCCGCACATTCACGCCTTCAACCTGATCAGCAACCGCCGCCGCATTGCCGGCTCGCTGATTGGCGGCATCGCCGAAACCCAGGAAATGCTGGATTTCTGCGCCGAGCACAACATCATGTCGGACATCGAACTGATCAACATTGCCGACATCAACGACGCCTACGAGCGCATGCTGAAAGGCGACGTGAAGTATCGCTTCGTGATTGACATTGCTACGCTGTAA
- a CDS encoding N,N-dimethylformamidase beta subunit family domain-containing protein has protein sequence MLAQNAIVTENAQTGALASEWDVSGAGDLSIQGFATDISYNVGETARFKIKTNATGYTIRIYRLGYYQGRGARFITQIAPSAPLPQTQPLGNFDATTGLLDCGNWAESASWAIPSSAVSGIYIAKLTRTDTQGASHIVFVVRNDASTSDLLFQTSDATWQAYNVYGDNNNGKSLYTGAGGKASKVSYNRPFLTRSGGGGGGAAEDWLFNSEYPMLRWLEANGYDMTYSTDVDTDRRGNLLLQHKVFMSVGHDEYWSGAARDNVTAARNAGKHLAFFGGNEVYWKTRWENNNRTLVCYKEGGSGENACSGKCDPSPEWTGQWRSGCNFPTAGGCRPENELSGQISWSGDIGTIQVPATYKNLRFWRNTSVAALGAGQTATLTPNTLGYEWNPYQEQFKSTYPSGRIVLSQTTLNGKVHQLSIYKHSSGALVFGAGTVQWSWGLDSNHDRGNDAANPAMQQATLNLFADMGVQPATRQAGLVAATASTDAQAPTVAITSPAPNASLPSGTAVTITGTATDANAVAGVEVSTDGGTTWNVATGTTSWTFAWTPTTQGAATIRSRAFDDSGNMSAPVVVAVTVTGPNTQVCPCTVFQPTEAPANNPYNDNQAIQLGMRFRASSDGYITGARFYKQSGNTGTHTAQLYNNAGVLLAEAVFTSESASGWQEVPFPSAVAVTANTTYVISYHSSAGNYSATNPGFDVAKVNGPLRGLANGEDGANGVYKYSATPAFPTDNYQTSNYWVDVVFNTTGGGADTTPPTVVSTSPIANAGNVSITPAVTVTFNEALDPATVNTNTLGLFGPGNAPVSASVSYNASSRTATLSPTGNLAYSTAYTVRVKGGTTDPRIKDAAGNALAADYTWSFTTRSAPPAPLPSPNDGPGGPILVISSTANPFSRFPVEILRAEGFNEFAARDIAQVDNTLLNAYDVVVLGDISVSPAQVTMLTNWVTAGGTLIALRPNAQLAPLLGLNPANGTLSDKYLLVNTASGPGVGIVDQTMQFHGTADLYTLNGATALATLYSGATAATTNPAVTTKDVGPNGGKAIAFTYDLARSVVYTRQGNPAWAGQKRDGEINPIRSDDMFFPDWIDFNKVTIPQADEQQRLLANIIVQSNLHRKPLPRFWYLPRGLKAAVVMTGDDHGNGGTKGRFDGYIAKSSSNTAQAVADWTAIRGTSYIYPGTPITDAQAAAYEAQGFEIGLHLNTDCNVWTPTSLRNYFDTQLPQLASQLPSISATSTLRTHCISWSDWATQPKAEVERGIRLDANYYYWPAAWIQNRPGMFTGSGMPMRFADTDGSLIDCYQATTQLTDESGITYSTHINTLLDNALGAKGYYGVFTANMHTDLEQVGTNSTDGSNTIIAAAQQRQVPVISAKQMLTWLDGRNNSSFGTMTWNGNALNFSITTASGSNNLRAMLPLLASVGQLTGITVNGSAVTYTTETIKGIQYAFFPANGGNYVASYSTDNTPPVISAVAVAQPSSGGATITWTTNKPSDSKVVYGTTAANLNLTATTAGLVTSHSVALSSLAPSTTYYYRVVSVDAQSNTTTEPNPPAAPLSFTTPAAPPAVCFQDQTSADFTAGTTGANIYVPAAGGVLLKPQVAQEFTAAPPTTEWQSFPWNGGGATTFSGGQAVVDGARFNTEPVTATSGPGTSVEFVATFGAAPFQHVGFGAGNDVDMFNNTPIWAMFSTGSASTSLIARVNNNGTQTDVPLPGNLLGTAHRYRIDWKASSIDFYVDGTLAQTTNVALSTPMRVGASDYNVGGPAVSLDWVRISPYASPGSFTSRVYDGGSAKTWGQASWQADVPTGTGLQLLQRQGNTAVPDGTWTPFAAIASNGATVGGTSRYIQYRADLSTSTPTLTPTLQSLGIACSTPACATVVFTPATGTALPAGTVGTAYSQTISTAPTGYTYSATGLPTGLSIDQNSGVISGTPSAVAANAAIVVTATQGACTATASYTLTVTPASTLRVPENPANAVAGLDYKYYEGFWNTLPNFGTLTPTKTGTVTTPTLAVALRDNGFGFQYTGYVTVPEDGQYTFSTTSDDGSQLYIGSTLVVDNDGLHGDREVAGSIGLQAGTHALTITFFENDGGQTLQVTYAGPSLTKQVIPASAYKRVPITGANQAPIANAGPNQSITLPTSSVTLNGTASTDPDGTIATYLWSQASGPNNASFSSTSAPTPTVSGLVAGTYIFSVVVTDNLGLQSTPAQVSIIVNASGTLRTPENPANTVAGLDYKYYEGFWEAVPNFSTLTPLKTGTTTAFELTAQQRDYGFAFQFTGYVTVPQDGIYTFYTNSDDGSLLYIGSTLVVDNDGSHDSRERTGTIGLKAGTHAFKVSYLQGYGSQNLQVSYAGPSLGKQFIPASALRRVSGTTSTNQPPVANAGSNQSITLPQNSTSLSGSGTDTDGTITGYTWSQVSGPNTATFSSKTVFNPIVSGLVAGTYVFGLVVTDNLGANSAISQVSVTVNANNSLRVPENPANTVAGLDYKYYEGFWDVLPNFASLTPLKSGSTTAIDLNARQRDYGYAFQYTGYVTVPTDGQYTFFTTSDDGSQLLIGSTVVVNNDGLHDTREASGTIGLQAGTHAFTVTYFQNGGGQNLTVSYQGPSLGKQVIPASSLRRVAQGSNQPPVANAGSNQSITLPQNSTQLSGSGTDADGPITAYTWSQVSGPNTATFSSKTIATPTVSGLVAGTYVFGLVVTDNLGANSAISQVSVTVNANNSLRVPENPANTVAGLDYKYYEGFWDVLPNFPTLTPVKTGTIATPNLSVASRNYGYAIQYTGYVTVPVDGQYTFFTSSDDGSRLYIGSTLVVDNDGLHDTKERLGTIGLQAGTHAFTVAFFQNGGGENLTVSYQGPSLSKQVIPASALRRVVNGAAATTATAGVLQTSVSERTQRALLEVYPNPLAEESGLVHFHTLQGGKAQVYLYNDLGELISTLYNAEVVSGQEYYLPLSRGNLASGVYLLRLISNGKVENRRLTITR, from the coding sequence TTGCTGGCCCAAAACGCCATCGTGACGGAAAACGCGCAGACGGGTGCGCTAGCTTCTGAGTGGGATGTTAGCGGCGCTGGCGACCTATCCATCCAAGGTTTTGCGACCGATATCAGCTACAATGTGGGCGAAACGGCCCGCTTCAAAATTAAGACAAACGCCACCGGCTACACGATAAGGATCTACCGGTTAGGCTATTACCAGGGCCGTGGGGCTAGGTTTATAACCCAGATAGCGCCATCGGCTCCGCTGCCGCAGACTCAGCCACTCGGCAACTTCGACGCAACCACTGGCTTGCTGGATTGTGGCAACTGGGCCGAGTCGGCTAGCTGGGCCATACCTAGCTCGGCTGTTTCGGGTATTTACATTGCCAAGCTCACCCGCACCGATACGCAGGGTGCCAGCCATATCGTCTTTGTGGTGCGCAACGATGCCAGCACCTCCGATCTGCTTTTCCAGACCTCGGATGCTACCTGGCAGGCCTACAACGTGTACGGCGACAACAACAATGGCAAAAGCCTCTACACGGGCGCAGGCGGCAAAGCCTCCAAGGTGAGCTACAACCGGCCGTTTCTGACGCGCAGTGGCGGTGGCGGTGGCGGAGCGGCCGAAGATTGGCTATTCAACTCCGAATACCCGATGCTGCGCTGGCTCGAAGCCAACGGCTACGACATGACCTACAGCACCGACGTGGACACCGACCGGCGCGGCAATCTGCTACTCCAGCACAAAGTGTTCATGTCGGTCGGGCACGATGAGTATTGGTCGGGCGCTGCCCGGGACAACGTCACGGCGGCCCGCAATGCAGGCAAGCACCTAGCTTTTTTCGGCGGCAATGAGGTGTACTGGAAAACGCGGTGGGAAAACAACAACCGCACGCTGGTGTGCTACAAAGAAGGCGGCTCGGGCGAAAACGCCTGTAGTGGCAAGTGCGACCCTAGTCCCGAATGGACCGGGCAGTGGCGCAGCGGCTGCAACTTTCCCACGGCAGGTGGCTGCCGCCCCGAAAATGAGCTGAGCGGCCAAATCAGCTGGAGCGGGGACATCGGCACGATTCAGGTGCCGGCCACCTACAAGAACCTACGCTTCTGGCGCAACACCAGCGTGGCAGCCCTAGGTGCCGGTCAAACGGCTACCCTCACGCCCAACACCCTAGGCTACGAGTGGAACCCCTACCAGGAACAGTTTAAATCCACCTACCCTAGCGGTCGTATCGTGCTGTCGCAGACGACGCTTAACGGGAAAGTTCACCAACTCTCTATCTACAAGCACAGCAGCGGCGCCTTGGTATTCGGCGCCGGCACTGTGCAGTGGTCTTGGGGCTTAGATAGCAACCACGACCGGGGCAATGATGCCGCGAATCCGGCCATGCAGCAGGCAACGCTGAACCTGTTTGCCGACATGGGCGTGCAGCCGGCTACTCGGCAGGCTGGCTTGGTGGCCGCCACCGCCTCCACCGACGCCCAAGCGCCAACCGTCGCCATTACCTCCCCCGCTCCTAATGCTAGCCTGCCCAGCGGCACCGCCGTCACGATTACAGGCACAGCTACCGACGCCAATGCCGTAGCCGGAGTGGAAGTATCTACCGACGGCGGCACAACGTGGAACGTAGCCACCGGCACCACCAGTTGGACGTTCGCCTGGACTCCTACCACGCAAGGCGCGGCCACCATCCGAAGCCGTGCCTTCGACGACTCGGGCAACATGAGTGCCCCGGTTGTAGTAGCGGTTACGGTCACGGGCCCCAACACGCAGGTATGTCCCTGCACGGTATTTCAGCCGACGGAAGCGCCCGCCAATAACCCCTACAACGACAACCAAGCCATTCAGCTCGGTATGCGGTTCCGGGCTAGCTCCGATGGCTACATCACCGGGGCGCGTTTCTACAAGCAAAGCGGCAACACCGGCACCCACACTGCCCAACTCTACAACAATGCCGGCGTGCTACTGGCCGAGGCCGTGTTCACCAGCGAATCGGCCTCGGGCTGGCAGGAAGTTCCCTTCCCTAGCGCTGTGGCCGTCACGGCCAACACCACCTACGTCATTTCTTACCACAGCAGCGCGGGCAATTATTCCGCCACCAATCCGGGCTTCGATGTAGCGAAAGTCAACGGCCCGTTGCGCGGCTTGGCCAACGGAGAAGATGGGGCAAACGGCGTGTACAAGTACTCGGCCACACCAGCTTTCCCCACCGACAACTACCAAACCAGCAACTACTGGGTTGACGTCGTGTTCAACACCACGGGGGGCGGGGCAGATACTACGCCGCCAACGGTTGTTTCGACGTCGCCAATTGCCAACGCTGGCAACGTCAGCATCACGCCGGCCGTCACGGTCACGTTCAACGAAGCCCTCGACCCGGCCACCGTGAACACCAACACCCTAGGTCTTTTCGGCCCCGGCAATGCGCCGGTAAGTGCCTCCGTGAGCTACAACGCCAGCAGCCGCACGGCCACGCTGAGCCCAACGGGCAACCTAGCTTATTCAACTGCTTACACGGTACGTGTTAAAGGCGGTACCACTGACCCGCGTATTAAAGACGCAGCAGGAAATGCATTGGCCGCGGATTATACCTGGTCGTTTACGACGCGGTCCGCGCCACCGGCTCCTCTACCCTCGCCTAATGATGGTCCCGGCGGCCCAATCCTGGTGATTAGCTCCACGGCCAACCCGTTCAGCCGCTTTCCAGTTGAAATTCTGCGGGCGGAAGGCTTCAACGAGTTTGCTGCCAGAGACATCGCGCAGGTAGACAACACCTTGCTGAATGCCTATGACGTGGTGGTGCTGGGTGACATTTCGGTGTCGCCAGCCCAAGTCACGATGCTCACCAACTGGGTAACGGCTGGGGGCACCCTGATTGCGCTCCGGCCAAATGCGCAGCTAGCTCCCCTCCTAGGTCTTAACCCTGCGAACGGAACGCTCAGCGACAAGTACTTGCTGGTCAACACAGCCAGCGGGCCCGGCGTCGGCATTGTCGATCAAACTATGCAATTCCATGGCACCGCCGACCTGTATACGCTGAACGGGGCCACAGCCCTAGCCACGCTGTACTCGGGGGCAACTGCGGCGACCACCAACCCAGCCGTAACGACCAAAGATGTGGGCCCCAACGGCGGCAAGGCCATTGCCTTCACCTACGACCTAGCACGGTCCGTGGTGTATACGCGTCAGGGCAATCCGGCCTGGGCTGGGCAAAAGCGAGACGGCGAAATCAACCCGATTCGCTCGGACGACATGTTCTTCCCCGACTGGATTGACTTCAACAAAGTAACAATTCCGCAGGCTGATGAGCAGCAGCGCTTGCTAGCTAACATCATCGTGCAAAGCAACTTGCACCGGAAGCCCCTACCTAGGTTCTGGTACTTACCACGCGGCTTGAAGGCAGCAGTAGTAATGACCGGTGACGACCACGGCAACGGCGGCACCAAGGGCCGGTTCGATGGCTACATCGCTAAAAGCTCCTCCAACACGGCCCAGGCCGTAGCCGACTGGACGGCCATTCGGGGCACGTCCTACATCTACCCCGGCACGCCCATCACCGATGCGCAAGCTGCCGCCTACGAGGCGCAAGGCTTTGAAATCGGCCTGCACCTGAACACGGATTGCAACGTCTGGACGCCGACTTCCCTGCGCAACTACTTCGATACGCAGTTGCCGCAGCTAGCCAGTCAGCTACCTAGCATCTCTGCCACCAGCACGCTGCGGACGCACTGCATCTCGTGGAGCGACTGGGCCACCCAGCCCAAGGCGGAGGTGGAGCGCGGTATTCGCCTGGATGCCAACTACTATTACTGGCCCGCTGCCTGGATTCAAAACCGCCCCGGCATGTTCACCGGCTCTGGCATGCCGATGCGCTTCGCTGATACGGATGGCTCGCTGATTGACTGCTACCAGGCCACCACGCAGCTCACCGATGAATCGGGTATTACCTATTCCACCCACATCAATACGCTGCTAGATAATGCATTGGGCGCTAAAGGCTACTACGGCGTGTTCACGGCCAACATGCACACCGACCTAGAGCAGGTGGGCACCAACAGCACCGATGGTTCCAACACCATCATTGCCGCCGCGCAGCAACGCCAAGTACCGGTGATTTCGGCCAAGCAAATGCTGACCTGGCTGGACGGCCGCAACAACTCGTCGTTTGGCACGATGACCTGGAATGGTAATGCGCTGAACTTCTCCATCACGACGGCCAGCGGCTCGAATAACCTGCGCGCCATGCTCCCGCTGCTTGCCAGCGTGGGCCAGCTCACGGGCATCACCGTCAACGGCAGCGCCGTTACGTACACCACCGAAACCATCAAGGGCATTCAGTACGCCTTCTTCCCGGCCAACGGCGGCAACTACGTAGCTAGCTATTCGACGGATAATACGCCGCCCGTCATTTCGGCCGTGGCCGTGGCGCAACCTAGCTCCGGCGGCGCCACCATCACCTGGACGACCAACAAGCCCTCAGACTCGAAAGTGGTGTATGGCACCACGGCAGCCAACCTGAACCTGACGGCTACCACGGCGGGTTTGGTGACCTCGCACAGCGTGGCGCTGAGCAGCCTAGCCCCGTCCACCACGTACTACTATCGCGTGGTGTCGGTCGATGCACAGTCGAATACCACGACTGAGCCCAATCCGCCAGCGGCCCCGCTGAGCTTCACCACACCGGCCGCTCCGCCAGCTGTTTGTTTTCAGGACCAGACTAGCGCTGACTTTACGGCTGGCACTACCGGCGCCAACATCTACGTGCCCGCGGCGGGTGGCGTACTACTGAAGCCGCAGGTAGCCCAGGAGTTTACGGCCGCGCCGCCCACCACCGAGTGGCAAAGCTTCCCGTGGAATGGTGGCGGAGCTACCACCTTCTCCGGCGGACAAGCCGTTGTGGATGGTGCCCGCTTCAATACCGAACCCGTCACGGCGACTTCTGGCCCCGGCACCTCGGTTGAGTTCGTGGCTACGTTCGGTGCCGCACCGTTTCAGCACGTCGGTTTCGGCGCTGGTAATGATGTGGATATGTTTAACAATACGCCGATCTGGGCCATGTTCAGCACCGGCAGCGCGTCCACTAGTCTGATAGCTAGGGTCAACAACAATGGCACCCAGACGGATGTGCCGCTGCCCGGCAACTTGCTCGGCACGGCCCACCGCTACCGCATCGATTGGAAAGCTAGCAGCATCGACTTCTACGTGGATGGCACCCTAGCTCAAACCACCAACGTGGCGCTAAGCACCCCGATGCGCGTGGGCGCCAGCGACTACAATGTCGGTGGACCTGCTGTGAGCCTGGATTGGGTGCGTATTAGCCCTTATGCTAGCCCAGGCAGCTTCACCTCCCGCGTGTACGACGGCGGCAGCGCCAAAACGTGGGGCCAAGCTAGCTGGCAGGCCGATGTGCCCACCGGCACGGGCTTGCAACTGTTGCAGCGCCAGGGTAACACTGCTGTACCAGATGGCACCTGGACGCCATTCGCCGCCATTGCGAGCAACGGCGCTACCGTGGGCGGCACCTCCCGCTACATTCAGTACCGGGCCGACCTGAGCACTTCCACCCCGACCCTGACGCCAACCTTGCAGAGCCTAGGTATTGCCTGCTCGACGCCAGCTTGCGCAACGGTGGTGTTCACGCCCGCAACGGGCACTGCCCTGCCAGCCGGCACGGTAGGCACTGCTTATTCGCAGACCATCAGCACGGCGCCAACGGGCTACACGTACTCGGCCACTGGTTTGCCCACCGGGCTCAGCATCGACCAGAACTCGGGGGTTATCAGCGGTACGCCAAGTGCGGTGGCCGCCAACGCGGCTATTGTCGTTACGGCCACGCAAGGAGCCTGCACAGCCACAGCTAGCTATACCCTAACGGTGACTCCGGCCAGCACGCTGCGCGTACCGGAAAACCCGGCCAATGCCGTGGCGGGTCTGGACTACAAGTATTACGAAGGTTTTTGGAATACACTGCCCAACTTCGGCACGCTCACGCCCACGAAGACCGGTACCGTAACTACCCCGACACTGGCTGTTGCCCTGCGCGATAATGGCTTCGGGTTCCAGTACACGGGCTACGTGACGGTGCCCGAAGACGGCCAGTATACCTTCTCCACTACCTCCGACGACGGCTCGCAACTCTACATCGGCTCCACGCTGGTGGTGGATAACGATGGCTTGCACGGCGACCGGGAAGTGGCGGGTTCTATTGGCTTACAGGCCGGCACGCACGCCCTTACCATCACCTTCTTCGAGAACGACGGCGGCCAAACCTTGCAGGTAACTTACGCCGGACCTAGCTTGACGAAGCAAGTCATTCCGGCTTCCGCCTACAAGCGGGTGCCCATCACCGGAGCCAACCAGGCGCCGATTGCCAACGCAGGCCCTAACCAGAGCATCACGCTGCCCACCAGTTCAGTCACTCTGAATGGCACGGCTTCCACCGACCCCGATGGCACCATTGCCACTTACCTGTGGAGCCAGGCCAGTGGGCCGAACAATGCGAGCTTCAGCAGCACGAGCGCGCCCACGCCGACGGTGAGCGGCTTGGTAGCTGGCACTTACATCTTCAGCGTGGTGGTTACCGACAACCTAGGTCTGCAAAGCACTCCCGCTCAGGTGAGCATCATCGTGAATGCCAGTGGCACCCTCCGCACGCCGGAAAACCCGGCCAATACCGTGGCGGGCTTGGACTACAAATATTACGAAGGTTTCTGGGAGGCGGTGCCGAACTTCAGCACGCTTACTCCGCTGAAGACGGGTACGACCACGGCTTTCGAGCTGACGGCTCAGCAGCGTGACTACGGGTTTGCTTTCCAATTTACGGGCTACGTGACCGTGCCCCAGGATGGCATCTACACCTTCTACACCAACTCCGATGATGGCTCCCTGCTCTACATCGGCTCGACGCTGGTGGTCGATAACGACGGTTCTCACGACAGTCGAGAAAGAACGGGCACTATTGGCCTGAAAGCCGGCACGCATGCCTTCAAGGTTTCCTACCTACAAGGCTACGGCAGCCAGAACCTGCAAGTCAGCTACGCCGGACCTAGCCTCGGCAAGCAGTTCATTCCGGCTTCGGCGCTGCGTCGGGTATCTGGAACCACCTCGACCAACCAGCCGCCGGTGGCCAATGCGGGTAGCAACCAGAGCATCACCTTGCCCCAGAACAGCACCTCGCTCAGCGGCAGCGGCACGGACACAGATGGCACCATCACCGGCTATACCTGGAGTCAGGTGAGTGGACCCAACACAGCTACGTTCAGCAGCAAAACCGTGTTCAACCCCATCGTCAGCGGCTTGGTAGCGGGCACCTACGTCTTCGGCTTGGTAGTCACCGACAATTTAGGAGCCAACAGTGCTATCAGCCAAGTTTCCGTGACGGTAAATGCCAACAACAGCTTGCGTGTGCCGGAGAACCCAGCCAATACCGTGGCCGGCCTGGACTATAAGTACTATGAAGGCTTCTGGGATGTGCTGCCCAATTTCGCCAGCTTGACGCCGCTGAAGAGTGGCTCCACGACGGCTATCGATCTGAACGCTCGGCAGCGGGATTATGGTTACGCCTTCCAGTACACGGGCTACGTGACCGTGCCCACGGACGGGCAGTACACCTTCTTCACGACTTCGGATGATGGCTCGCAACTGCTGATCGGCTCCACGGTGGTGGTCAACAACGACGGCTTGCATGACACGCGCGAAGCCAGCGGCACCATTGGTTTGCAAGCTGGTACGCACGCCTTCACCGTCACCTACTTCCAGAACGGCGGTGGCCAGAATCTGACGGTGAGCTACCAGGGACCTAGCCTCGGCAAGCAAGTCATTCCAGCCTCGTCGCTGCGGCGCGTGGCTCAGGGCAGCAACCAGCCGCCGGTGGCCAATGCGGGCAGCAACCAGAGCATCACCTTGCCCCAGAACAGCACACAGCTTAGTGGCAGCGGCACGGATGCGGATGGTCCCATTACGGCCTACACTTGGAGCCAGGTGAGTGGCCCGAACACGGCTACCTTCAGCAGCAAGACGATAGCGACTCCGACCGTGAGCGGCTTGGTAGCGGGCACCTACGTGTTTGGCTTAGTAGTCACCGATAACCTAGGGGCCAACAGTGCTATCAGTCAGGTGTCAGTTACGGTAAATGCCAACAACAGCTTGCGTGTGCCGGAGAACCCGGCTAATACGGTGGCCGGTCTGGACTATAAGTACTACGAAGGCTTCTGGGATGTGCTGCCCAACTTCCCGACGCTCACGCCCGTGAAAACCGGCACGATAGCCACTCCTAACCTATCGGTGGCCTCGCGCAATTACGGCTATGCCATTCAGTACACGGGCTACGTGACTGTGCCCGTAGATGGCCAGTACACGTTCTTCACCAGCTCCGATGATGGCTCGCGCCTCTACATCGGCTCTACCCTGGTGGTCGACAACGACGGGCTGCACGACACGAAAGAGCGGCTAGGTACCATTGGTTTGCAGGCCGGCACGCATGCTTTCACGGTGGCCTTCTTCCAGAACGGCGGCGGGGAAAACCTGACGGTGAGCTACCAAGGACCTAGCCTGAGCAAGCAAGTCATTCCGGCCTCGGCGCTGCGGCGCGTGGTGAACGGGGCTGCGGCCACTACCGCTACTGCCGGCGTGCTTCAGACCTCGGTTTCCGAGCGAACCCAGCGCGCCCTGTTGGAGGTTTACCCCAATCCACTGGCGGAGGAAAGCGGCTTGGTGCACTTCCACACGTTGCAAGGAGGCAAGGCACAGGTGTATTTGTACAATGACCTAGGTGAGCTCATCTCGACGCTCTACAACGCCGAGGTAGTCAGCGGGCAGGAGTATTACCTACCCTTGTCGCGCGGCAACCTAGCTAGTGGCGTCTACCTGCTGCGACTTATCAGCAACGGCAAAGTGGAAAATAGGCGCCTTACTATCACGCGGTAA
- a CDS encoding carbon-nitrogen hydrolase family protein — MKTSKVGVVQATPALFDLEKSVDLVIDWIQRGADAGCELLLFPESFIPCYPRGLTFEAIVGRRTDKGRAVWLDYWQNSLAVDSPELGRIQQAVRKAGVFVALGITEKEPIGGTLYCTLLYFGKDGALLGKHRKLKPTGLERYIWGESDGSTLVSFATELGIVGGLICWENYMPLARTALYQKGVEIYLAPTADARDSWQSTMQHIALEGRCYVLASNQFVRKSDYPERYQADLADEPDSMSRGGSVIISPMGEILAGPLWDQEGLLTAELDADVLIKSKLDFDCVGHYSRNDVFQLTVANQPETLPVRS; from the coding sequence ATGAAAACGAGCAAAGTAGGCGTGGTACAAGCCACCCCCGCGCTTTTCGATCTGGAGAAAAGTGTTGACCTAGTAATTGATTGGATCCAGCGCGGCGCCGACGCCGGCTGCGAGCTGCTGCTCTTCCCCGAGTCGTTTATTCCGTGCTACCCACGCGGCCTGACCTTCGAGGCCATCGTGGGGCGGCGCACCGACAAAGGCCGCGCCGTGTGGCTCGACTATTGGCAAAACAGCTTGGCCGTTGATTCGCCGGAGCTAGGTCGTATTCAGCAAGCCGTGCGGAAAGCGGGCGTATTTGTGGCGTTGGGCATCACCGAAAAGGAGCCGATTGGCGGCACGCTGTATTGCACGCTGCTCTACTTTGGCAAAGATGGCGCGCTCTTGGGCAAACATCGCAAGCTCAAACCCACCGGGCTAGAACGTTACATCTGGGGCGAAAGCGACGGCAGTACGCTGGTAAGCTTTGCCACGGAGCTAGGTATAGTGGGCGGGCTGATCTGCTGGGAAAACTACATGCCGCTGGCGCGCACGGCGCTTTACCAAAAAGGCGTCGAAATCTACCTAGCGCCCACCGCCGACGCCCGCGACTCTTGGCAGTCGACCATGCAGCACATTGCCCTGGAAGGCCGTTGCTACGTGCTGGCCAGCAATCAGTTTGTGCGCAAAAGCGACTACCCCGAGCGCTACCAAGCCGACCTAGCCGACGAGCCCGATAGCATGAGCCGGGGCGGTAGCGTGATTATCTCGCCGATGGGCGAAATCTTGGCTGGGCCGCTGTGGGACCAAGAAGGCTTGCTGACGGCCGAGCTGGACGCCGACGTGCTGATTAAAAGCAAGCTGGACTTCGACTGCGTAGGGCATTATTCGCGCAATGATGTATTCCAACTAACAGTAGCAAATCAGCCCGAAACGCTACCCGTGCGCTCCTGA